The nucleotide sequence AATTTTTTGACAGGTCTCCTGATGGATATTTTTGCTGTTTTCCTCACTGTGCAGGCCATTTGGAGTTCCCGAATTACACCTCACAATGTCTTTAGACCTCTAatgttgtatttttaaaattgatCAAATCCTTCATACTCACGTTATCCGACCGATCGCcaagtgtatttttttattcacaacTTATTGTCGATCTTTACATACAAAACAGCTGCTAGTGGATGCAATTGTGCATttgtaaaaagacaaaacaagattgttaggttttttttgcttttgtttttttttcaacttgacAACGTGTTTAGACGTGTGATGTGACGTCACCGTCAGACGCCTCCACTCGGACCATGACAACCTGCACGTTTTCATCGTCcccattcaaataaataaaagaaagcaGTCGTTTAGTGCGCGTCGACGTTTCAGATCAAACTTAGCAATCAATATGCACGTTTTATAAGCCTATATGATGTGTTATATGTTCTTTAGTTTTCTATGTATTTTTTATACGTAAGGACTTCTTTGACTGTCGGAACTATTAACGTACGATGTTGTTTCTTTACGGACACTGTTGGTAGGATTCATAACAATACACCCTAGTCAATGCAAGCTCCCGTAAATGTTTGTGAAACAACATACCtatcattttaaaatgactttttgtgtaaaaaaaaacattttgtggccTCGTTTTGAGAATAAGCAGTACGTATTAAGAATGGGTGGATGTATTTATGTATTCGTCACTTGCAGAGGAAGTTTCTACACGGATCATGTTCACTGATGGACAACATGGAACCGGCTGCCGAGAAGAcacgttgtttttgtttgttgactTGAGTCCTTGCGACGCTTATAACTACGTGTAGAAATGTACAAGAAAATGTTTGCAGGAAGCTTTTAATCATGCAGCATGGCCGCGCCGGAGAATGAAAGTTTGCCCCTTGGTGATAGCGTCACTCATTGTGATCAAAACAACAGCGGCGGAGTGAAACATGAGGCCAGCCAACAAGTAGTCTTAAAGACTGGAGGAGATCAGAGTCTGGTGTCCGCCTTCAAGCAGATGAAACTGGAGCGAGAAGCACAGAAGAACTGGGACTTGTTCTACAAAAGGAACACAACTAATTTCTTCAaggacagacactggaccagcaGAGAGTTCGAGGAGCTCAAGACGTGCAGACAAGTGAGAGTTATGCAGTTTGGCTGCACTATAAAGTCCAGCAACTTCTGAAACAATATGAGTGACATTACCCAATgtgtaaatgttttgttttttttccatcaattgCAGTCTGAATCACAGAGGTTAGTCCTGCTGGAGGCGGGATGCGGCGTGGGCAACTGCATCTTCCCTCTGCTGGAGGAAGAGTGCAACATCTTCGTCTACGCCTGCGACTTCTCGCCCAGAGCGGTTGATTTTGTCAAAGTGAGCCCAATACCCCTTACTTGATTTTACATTGTCAAAAGTGTACACACCCTTGTTTTTGTCAACAGAAGAATCCTCTGTGCAATCCTGCTCGCTGCGCCGTGTTCCAGTGCGACCTCACTTGTGATGACCTGCGAGACAGCATTCCCGAGGCGAGCGTTGACGCTGCCACGCTCATCTTTGTGCTTTCTGCCATCCATCCTGACAAGATGGCGCTGGCCGTTGGCAACATCCACAGGGTACGAGTGCATTATGGCTGCTGCCATTTTGGATACAGTGAACCCCCGTTTATGACCCCACTCTGCAATATACCGTAGAGAATGTAAGTACTTTTGTGTTCTCCTTGAAGGTGCTAAAAGCCGGAGGCGTCGTTCTCTTCAGAGATTACGGCGTGCATGATCACGCCATGCAGCGGTTCAAAGCCAGCAGCAAGCTGGCAGACAACTTCTACGTGCGACAGGATGGAACCAGATCCTACTTCTTCTCCAAAGGTGTGCCGATAATCATCCCAAAAAAAgctacacatttttttttgaaagggtTAATTTCAAAATCGATTACTATAAATCAATACCAAAATGAGATATTTTCATACTGAAAAATCATGTAAtacatattaataaaaaaacattggGGGGGataatagattaaaaaaaatctaaaaaaaaaaaaattaaaatacataaagtaataaataaataaagtaatcttaaatatcaaattattatttaaaaaaaaaaaaaaagcaagtcacCTGGactgcttttgctttttttttttttttcccatttaacACGCACGACATAGTCATCTTTGTTGGCATCTCAAATTTCCATTCATTCCCAAATGCCTCATCCTAACATGCCTGGCATCCGTGCATTTCCAGACTTTTTGGCGGCGCTTTTCTTGGAGGCTGGCTTCCGTTGCGTGGCCAACGAGTACGTCCAGAGGGAAACGGTCAACAAGAAAGAAGGACTTTGTGTTCCCAGAGTTTTCTTGCAGGGCAAATTCATCAAAATACAATCATgacaacacgcacgcacgcatgcggaGAAAGACCTGAGTGGTCGTAAAGTTCTAGAGGTGATTGTTAAAAAGGACTTTTGACTTTTTAAGTCacatttgtttatattttagttATTTGTTTACTGGAAAATTTCTCATTCACTTTGAAATGTATGCATCCATTGTTTAAATTAAGtggaattttaaaaataattttaatcacTTAAAATTTATTGTCAAAtctcaaaatatttctttattttgggCTACGAGGTCATATAGAAACAATGACTTTAAATATTCACTTGAAATAAGTCTAAAAGTGAAGAACGAAATGGTTCTGTTTTAGTGGAGTCACCGGTTCCTGTGGGTCAGTCCGGTGAAGCTGACAGGAAGCGCACAACAGTAAAAGGTCATGTGGTCAGGTCCTTGCTGAAGCTTTTACTTTGTGGTTATATAACTTCCCTAAAACATGTGAAAAAGCAGGAAGTGCAGGTTAGCTAACATAGCATCGCGTGAACGTAGTTACCAAATTAGTTGTCCCATAACCTTCAACTTGTCAATAACCAATATTGAGACGGCACAAAAACTCTCCTGAGTAGAATCTGACCAGCAAGCAAACATACTCGGCTGCTCAACAAGCGTGATGCTATCAAGTTTTTTCCAACGCATTTTCATTTTGCCTCAGGTTACCTTCACCCTTAAGCAACCTCGGAGTCAAACAAGGTGGAGACACTTCCTCTCTCTTTCCTCACGGTTTGCAGCAGTCACGCGAGCGCTCATCCTGTTATTCCCCCAACGTGAGGGAAGGTGTCAAAGCGGTTTCGCTTAAGTAGCAG is from Syngnathus scovelli strain Florida chromosome 9, RoL_Ssco_1.2, whole genome shotgun sequence and encodes:
- the mettl6 gene encoding tRNA N(3)-methylcytidine methyltransferase METTL6 isoform X1 gives rise to the protein MAAPENESLPLGDSVTHCDQNNSGGVKHEASQQVVLKTGGDQSLVSAFKQMKLEREAQKNWDLFYKRNTTNFFKDRHWTSREFEELKTCRQSESQRLVLLEAGCGVGNCIFPLLEEECNIFVYACDFSPRAVDFVKKNPLCNPARCAVFQCDLTCDDLRDSIPEASVDAATLIFVLSAIHPDKMALAVGNIHRVLKAGGVVLFRDYGVHDHAMQRFKASSKLADNFYVRQDGTRSYFFSKDFLAALFLEAGFRCVANEYVQRETVNKKEGLCVPRVFLQGKFIKIQS
- the mettl6 gene encoding tRNA N(3)-methylcytidine methyltransferase METTL6 isoform X2, translating into MAAPENESLPLGDSVTHCDQNNSGGVKHEASQQVVLKTGGDQSLVSAFKQMKLEREAQKNWDLFYKRNTTNFFKDRHWTSREFEELKTCRQSESQRLVLLEAGCGVGNCIFPLLEEECNIFVYACDFSPRAVDFVKNPLCNPARCAVFQCDLTCDDLRDSIPEASVDAATLIFVLSAIHPDKMALAVGNIHRVLKAGGVVLFRDYGVHDHAMQRFKASSKLADNFYVRQDGTRSYFFSKDFLAALFLEAGFRCVANEYVQRETVNKKEGLCVPRVFLQGKFIKIQS
- the mettl6 gene encoding tRNA N(3)-methylcytidine methyltransferase METTL6 isoform X3; the protein is MKLEREAQKNWDLFYKRNTTNFFKDRHWTSREFEELKTCRQSESQRLVLLEAGCGVGNCIFPLLEEECNIFVYACDFSPRAVDFVKKNPLCNPARCAVFQCDLTCDDLRDSIPEASVDAATLIFVLSAIHPDKMALAVGNIHRVLKAGGVVLFRDYGVHDHAMQRFKASSKLADNFYVRQDGTRSYFFSKDFLAALFLEAGFRCVANEYVQRETVNKKEGLCVPRVFLQGKFIKIQS